One window of Pseudobacteriovorax antillogorgiicola genomic DNA carries:
- a CDS encoding tetratricopeptide repeat protein, with protein sequence MAKVWSLIAFAVSFAASSITLQAETYIEERVGEKLPPVIQYSPENGVLSLIESNFFLNHRPGKLSKTNRDAVRRYERLAKRYGSLIQDANKATQGKLETAFEEAVDVYIFFLKSDYISQHEDKMEKLRDMIYKLGEWVYLKEKEPMKRNYVHTLYLSTGLSQPAYLGDAVAKLADKQKDAPSQFRSSIDILIYYNLSSSSSTAKSARMIFNKKTKLDRYEKAIVALIDIERRLEVGEDLISGGKGLDKMNQRLLAINRSTQGIRAPGLRWRINHTILYLWLRLQKSVDWRRAPLVEVREGGKQLIAPLIERIILEEVQDGQLRKGLLTYKNLSNAFRSSPVAVKLDFRYLQIAQMLNDKNKRYEDLALVYNELVKRYEKPNPQYQKISQSASRKIFLSYRKMIRDLQDKAIESKDVALRKRAMLLSREFTNIFKSLRKDILEVKKNLAQLYSILGLHKEAVAEFIDLAREDPLTFYRKASDSQRVLANWPPQPPWGKLPAGNKAERVTLIKIYSAIVGAQAKAQQNISWADLGHLGLLYRVTGQFSNAEVLWSKALPSAEPGTDANGAAGLLLAAYFKQKRWTDFINLTRLCEVRKILPTLEQQVLDMKKFYQVALINRAQVYSKEKKYKEAIVDLEEVVEKYPNDPKRQNILVEVARLYQRLGELTKALVTVRNLVDQYPNSAVSKAMILEAGAWGRDSKDFDILEKTSELYRIYIDNFPNDPKLTEARYERAKILIALKQYTLAAKHLRDHALDKRATTKERVRSALTYVNLERLYGEGNKAISDVIPVIKLARIEFGEENYVLAHTILAQAATEKLAIQDMKREEQILMQYVEKYKEVGEALGFLRFSLAEHYEYEVPFPNRPFGIEEFRPQIESIYKVFQTIKTAYERVCTPKENKYCQNAYERLKQFGQDSLDAIGAVELSGNIQQSMEKVLRDFQQEFLQKVEKDKSKFDDLADKYRIRNERLEEGS encoded by the coding sequence ATGGCTAAGGTGTGGAGCCTCATCGCATTTGCCGTCAGCTTTGCAGCGAGCAGTATAACTTTACAGGCAGAGACCTATATTGAAGAGCGGGTCGGTGAGAAACTGCCGCCTGTGATTCAGTATAGCCCCGAAAATGGTGTTCTCTCACTGATTGAATCGAACTTTTTCCTCAACCACCGCCCCGGAAAGTTATCTAAGACTAACCGCGATGCTGTTCGCCGTTACGAGCGCTTGGCCAAACGCTACGGTTCATTGATCCAAGATGCCAATAAAGCAACTCAAGGGAAGCTAGAAACCGCTTTTGAAGAGGCGGTCGATGTGTACATCTTTTTCCTAAAAAGCGACTACATCAGCCAGCATGAAGACAAAATGGAAAAACTTCGGGATATGATCTACAAACTTGGAGAATGGGTTTACCTAAAAGAAAAAGAGCCCATGAAGCGGAACTATGTTCATACCCTCTATTTGTCAACAGGTTTGAGTCAGCCAGCCTACCTAGGCGATGCGGTGGCGAAGCTTGCTGACAAGCAAAAAGATGCTCCCTCTCAGTTTCGCAGCTCCATAGATATTTTGATCTACTACAACCTTAGTTCGTCATCTAGTACAGCTAAATCAGCAAGGATGATCTTCAATAAGAAGACTAAGTTAGATCGCTATGAAAAGGCCATCGTGGCTCTTATCGATATCGAAAGACGTCTGGAAGTTGGGGAAGATCTCATCTCTGGAGGTAAAGGTCTCGATAAGATGAATCAGCGACTCCTAGCGATCAACCGTAGCACTCAAGGGATACGAGCGCCGGGCCTTCGCTGGCGGATCAATCATACCATACTATACCTTTGGTTACGTTTGCAGAAATCAGTTGACTGGCGTCGTGCACCTTTGGTGGAAGTGCGAGAGGGAGGCAAGCAGCTTATCGCTCCACTTATCGAACGAATCATCCTTGAAGAGGTCCAGGACGGACAGCTGCGTAAGGGGCTGCTCACCTATAAAAACCTTTCCAATGCGTTCCGGTCCTCTCCTGTAGCTGTGAAGCTAGACTTCAGGTACCTTCAGATCGCACAAATGTTAAACGATAAAAATAAGCGATATGAAGACTTGGCCCTTGTGTATAACGAACTGGTGAAGCGCTATGAGAAACCGAACCCTCAGTATCAAAAAATCTCCCAGTCAGCTTCCAGGAAGATATTTTTAAGTTACCGAAAAATGATACGAGATTTGCAAGATAAGGCGATCGAGTCTAAAGATGTTGCGCTTAGAAAACGAGCAATGCTCCTTTCCCGAGAGTTTACCAACATTTTTAAAAGTCTCCGCAAGGATATTCTAGAGGTGAAGAAGAACTTAGCGCAGCTGTATTCGATTCTTGGTTTGCATAAAGAAGCTGTAGCTGAGTTTATTGATCTTGCGAGAGAGGACCCGCTCACCTTTTACCGAAAGGCTTCAGATTCGCAAAGGGTCTTGGCAAATTGGCCTCCGCAACCACCTTGGGGCAAGTTACCTGCAGGAAATAAGGCAGAGAGAGTAACCCTGATCAAGATTTATAGCGCTATAGTTGGAGCCCAAGCCAAGGCCCAGCAAAATATTAGCTGGGCTGATCTTGGTCACCTGGGGCTGCTGTATCGTGTTACAGGTCAGTTTAGTAATGCAGAGGTTCTCTGGAGTAAGGCTTTACCAAGTGCTGAGCCAGGAACAGACGCGAACGGTGCAGCTGGTTTGCTTTTAGCCGCTTATTTTAAGCAAAAACGCTGGACCGATTTTATCAACCTTACTCGCTTGTGCGAGGTGCGAAAGATATTACCTACTTTAGAACAACAAGTTCTCGATATGAAGAAGTTTTATCAAGTCGCCCTGATCAATCGGGCTCAGGTGTATTCTAAAGAGAAAAAATACAAAGAGGCTATTGTCGATTTGGAAGAGGTGGTTGAAAAGTATCCTAATGACCCCAAAAGGCAAAATATTCTGGTGGAGGTTGCACGTCTCTATCAACGCCTCGGAGAGTTGACGAAGGCACTTGTCACTGTTCGAAATCTTGTAGATCAGTATCCCAACAGTGCTGTGTCTAAGGCTATGATTCTGGAAGCAGGTGCCTGGGGAAGGGACTCTAAAGACTTTGATATATTGGAAAAGACCTCCGAACTCTACCGAATCTATATTGATAATTTTCCAAACGATCCTAAGCTGACCGAAGCTCGCTACGAGCGTGCTAAGATCCTAATTGCCCTAAAGCAGTATACACTGGCGGCGAAACACCTGCGCGATCACGCTCTGGACAAGAGAGCTACGACGAAGGAGCGGGTGCGGTCGGCACTAACCTACGTGAATTTGGAAAGGCTTTACGGGGAAGGCAATAAGGCCATCAGTGATGTGATTCCTGTGATCAAGCTGGCCCGTATTGAGTTTGGTGAGGAAAATTATGTCTTGGCTCACACCATACTGGCTCAGGCCGCTACTGAGAAATTAGCGATTCAAGATATGAAGCGAGAAGAGCAAATCTTGATGCAGTATGTGGAGAAATACAAAGAAGTTGGTGAAGCCCTCGGCTTCTTGAGATTTTCATTGGCTGAGCACTATGAGTACGAAGTTCCCTTTCCAAATCGGCCCTTTGGCATCGAGGAGTTTCGGCCTCAAATTGAATCAATCTATAAGGTGTTTCAAACGATAAAAACCGCCTATGAGAGAGTTTGTACACCTAAGGAAAATAAATATTGTCAGAATGCCTACGAAAGGCTTAAACAATTTGGCCAGGATTCCCTAGACGCCATAGGTGCTGTGGAGCTATCTGGAAATATCCAACAGTCTATGGAAAAGGTTCTTCGGGACTTCCAGCAGGAATTTCTCCAAAAGGTAGAAAAAGATAAGTCGAAGTTCGACGACCTTGCTGATAAATATCGAATCCGAAATGAGAGGCTCGAAGAAGGCTCATAG
- a CDS encoding response regulator: protein MSRVLIVEDDFDILSIIEERLEMLGFEISSCGSAEGLPEALDRSQPDIILLDIKLPGKDGIEIARDLKADPKTEAIPLIAVSGNPDIGETKQYLDAGFADTCPKPIDYTDLMMKIARALGLQ, encoded by the coding sequence TTGAGCCGAGTTCTTATTGTAGAGGATGATTTCGATATCCTATCAATTATTGAAGAGCGACTAGAGATGCTGGGCTTTGAGATTTCCAGTTGTGGGTCCGCGGAGGGTCTGCCGGAGGCTTTAGATCGGAGTCAGCCAGATATTATTCTCCTCGATATAAAACTCCCTGGAAAAGACGGAATTGAGATTGCTCGCGACCTTAAAGCAGATCCCAAAACCGAGGCTATCCCACTGATTGCCGTCAGCGGCAATCCCGACATTGGAGAAACCAAGCAATATCTCGATGCTGGATTTGCCGATACCTGCCCCAAGCCAATTGATTACACAGACCTGATGATGAAGATTGCCAGAGCTTTAGGTCTCCAGTAA